The following proteins are encoded in a genomic region of Chlamydiota bacterium:
- a CDS encoding glutathione S-transferase N-terminal domain-containing protein has product MFLKMIREALGRIIVLINHLTRPSQVIRSKTEQERVNQEANGLALYQFYACPFCIRTRRAIHHLNIPIEYRDAQNNHQHRSELLTQGGSLQVPCLRVEEKGEVKWIYESAHIIQYLENRFGRVASLVK; this is encoded by the coding sequence ATGTTTTTAAAAATGATCCGTGAGGCATTAGGAAGAATCATTGTTTTGATCAATCATTTAACGAGGCCGTCTCAAGTGATTCGGTCAAAGACTGAGCAGGAACGGGTTAACCAAGAAGCAAACGGTTTGGCGTTATATCAGTTCTATGCGTGTCCTTTCTGCATTCGGACCCGTCGGGCCATTCATCATTTGAATATTCCTATCGAATACCGGGATGCGCAAAATAATCACCAGCATCGAAGTGAATTATTGACGCAGGGCGGCTCTCTTCAAGTGCCCTGTTTGAGAGTTGAAGAAAAGGGGGAAGTGAAATGGATTTATGAGTCGGCTCATATTATTCAGTATTTGGAAAACCGTTTTGGTCGAGTCGCATCCCTCGTAAAATAA